The genomic segment CGAGGCTGGTGCCGGCCACGGAGCCGAGGCCGGACGGGGACTCGCTGCACGGCGTGTTCTCCTCCACCAAGGGCGCCGCCCATCTCGTCGTCGCACTGCTCGTCCAGGACGGTGTTCTGGAGCTCGACCGTGAAGTCGCCCACTACTGGCCGGAGTTCGCGGCCGAGGGCAAGGATGCGCTGACCCTTCGGGAGCTGCTCGCGCACCGGGCGGGGCTCGTCGGCACCGACGCCGGGTTCACGCTGGAGGAGCTGGCGGACGACCGCGTCATCGCCGAACGTCTCGCCGTCCAGCGGCCGTTCTGGCGTCCGGGCGCCGCCTTCGGCTACCACGCACTCGTCATCGGCGCGCTCACCGGAGAGGTCGTACGGCGGGTGACGGGCCGCACGCTCCAGGAGGTGTACGAGGAGCGGGTGCGCGCCCCGTACGGGCTCGACTTCTTCCTGGGGCTGCCGGCCGAGCTGGAGCCCCGCTTCCGGACCGTGCTGCCGATGACGCCCACGCCCGCGCAGCAGGCCGAGCTGGACGCCGTACCGCGCGGCCCGCACACGCTGGCGTCGATCGCGTTCAACAACCAGGTGCCGGAGCCGGGCGAACTGACGGACTTCCCCAACGCCCGTGTCGTGCGGGCGAGCGGGCAGTCGTCGGCGGGCGGCGTCGGCTCCGCGCGTGGACTGGCCCGGATGTACGCGGCGGCCATCAGCACGGTGGACGGCCGGCCGCCGCTGCTGAAGCCCGACACCATCGGCGAGATCGGCCAGATCCACTCCCTCGGCCACGACCTCGTGGCCCGCGCCCCCAGGGCGTTCGGCCTCGGCTTCCAGGCGACCGCCGAGAACCTGTATCACTTCCTCGGCGCCGGCACCTTCGGCCACAGCGGCGCCGGCGGCTCCCAGGCCTTCGCCGACCCCCGCAGCGGCCTCGCCTACGGCTACACCCGCCGCCGCATGGCCTTCCCCGGCGGGGCGGCACCGGAGAACACCGGATTCGTCCAGGCCGTGCACACGGCGGCCCTGGCCGTCTGAGCGCCGTACACCCGCTCCCGTACACATGGCGGAGCCCGCATCCCACGTCCAGGGATGCGGACTCCGTCGTAGGCAACGAACATGCGCGGGTGTTCGTCACGGGGAGGGGATCAGAGCTTGACGATCATCTTGCCGGTGTTGTCGCCGCGCAGGACGCCGAGGAAGGCCTCCAGGTTGTTCTCGATGCCCTCGACGACGGTCTCGCGGTACTTGAGCTCGCCGGAGCGGACCCAGGCGCCGACCTCCTGGACGAACTGGGGCTGGAAGTCGTAGTGGTCGCCGACGAGGACGCCCTCGACGCGGAGGCGGTTCTGCAGGATCTTGACCATGTTGCGCGGGCCCGGGGTCGGCTCGGTCGAGTTGTACTGGGAGATCATTCCGCAGATCACGGCCCGGCCCCGCAGGTTGAGCGCGCCGATCGCGGCCTCCAGGTGCTCGCCGCCGACGTTGTCGAAGTAGACGTCGATGCCCTCGGGGGCGGCGGCCTTGAGCTGCTCCCAGACGGGGCCGTCCTTGTAGTTGAAGGCGGCGTCGAAGCCGTACTCCTCGACGAGGAGCTTGACCTTGTCGTCGGAGCCGGCGGAGCCGATGACCCGGGAGGCGCCCTTGAGCTTGGCGATCTGGCCGACCTGGCTGCCGACGGCACCGGCGGCGCCGGAGACGAAGACCGCGTCGCCCTCCTTGAAGGCGCCGACCCGCAGCAGGCCCGCGTAGGCCGTCAGACCCGTCATGCCGAGGACGCCGAGGTAGGTGGAGAGCGGCGCGGCGTCCGGGTCGACCTTCACGGCCTGCTTGGCGTCGATCGTGGCGTACTCGCGCCAGCCGCCGAAGTGCAGCACGTGGTCGCCGACGGCGATGCCCTCGGCCGCCGAGGCGACGACCTCGCCCACGGCACCGCCCTGCATGACCTTGCCCAGCTCGAACGGGGCGACGTACGACTTCGCGTCGCTCATGCGGCCACGCATGTACGGGTCCACGGAGAGGTACGTGTTCCGTACGAGGACCTCACCCGCGCCGGGCTGCCGGATCTCCGCCTCGACCAGGGCGAAGTCCTCGTCCTTGGGCCAGCCCACGGGGCGGCTCAGCAGGTGCCATTCGCGGCTGGTGGCGGGGAGGGCGGGGGTGTCGGACATGGGGGTGGGCCTTCCTGCGGGTGCGTGGCGCATGCGGTGGGCATACCGTGCGGTTACTTCATTACCTGAAACAACCATGCGCTTGAATATTTCATGTTGTCAAGTAAAGAGGTAGCCTCGAACCCATGCCCACGCAGAAGACGACCCCCCGCATCGACCCGCTGACCATGGAGGTCGTCCAACTCATCGGCACGGTGGTGGCCCGCTACCACGAGGAGTACGAGGAAGCCGCCGCCGAGCACACGCTCACCGGCGCCCAGGCCCGCCTCCTGGGCCTCCTTTCCCTGGAACCGCTCCCCATGCGCCGCCTCGCCCAGAAACTCCGCTGCGAGCCGTCGAACGTGACGGGGATCGTGGACCGGCTGGAGGCACGGGGACTGGTCGAGCGCCTCCCCGACCCGAAGGACCGCCGCGTGAAGCTGGCGGCGGCCACGGCGGAGGGGCGCCGGGTGGCCGGCAGCCTGCGGGATTCCCTGGACTTCGCCCGGGAGCCGCTGGCGGCGCTGAGCACGGGTGAGCGGGAGTCGTTGCGGGATCTGCTGCGGCGGATGCTGGAGGCGTAGGACGGCTGCCCGCGCCTCGGGGTGGTCGTCGGTACGGCCCTGGTGTGGGGCGAGGTGGCGTCCGGGCGGCGGCGGGATGCGGCGGGAACGCGGCGCCAACTCGACCTGTCGGCAGAGGAGTCGGGCGGGGCCCGTAGCATGAGGGCCATGACAGCCCGCGCACAGCGACACAGCGCGCCACCGCCCCTGGGGCGGTGGCGGGCGTTGCTCGTGCTCGGGCTGCTGGCCGGGCTGTTCGGGATGCACGCACTGGCTCCCGGCGGTGTCCACCACGAACACGCCGAGCCGCGGCACGGAATGGCGGCCGCGGTCGCGGTGGCGGTCGACGCCCACGACGGCTGCCCGGGCGGCTGCGGCACGGACCACGCCCAGCACGCCGATCCGACCTGCGCGTCGGGCGCGGTGAGCGGCGGGCCGACACTGCCCGGACTCGTGCCCGACCCGGTGCCCGCACCCGTATCCGCCGACGACGTGTGCGCGTACGTGCTCTCACCTCCGGACGGCGCACGCGCACCCCCGTCCCTGGCGGAACTCCAACTCCTGCGGATCTAGACACCGCCCCGCACCGTGTCACCGGCTCGGCGACACGGCGCGCGTCGGCACGTCCGGATTCCGAATCCCTTTCGCACAGCAGGAGTTGCAGCATGCGCACCACCCGTACCCGTCCCCGTACCCGCACTCTGGCCCGCCGCGTCGCCGTGGTGGCCGCGTCGGCCACCGCCGCTCTCGTCCTCGCCGCCTGCGGAGGTGACGGCGGAGACGGCCACACCGCAGGCGGCCACGGCTCCGCTTCCTCGTCGGCCTCGTCGCCCACGTCGGCCGGCGCGCACAACGCCCAGGACGTGTCCTTCGCGCAGGGCATGATCCCGCACCACCGGCAGGCCCTGGAGATGGCCGGGCTGGCCGCAGACCAGGCGTCCTCCGCCGAGGTCAAGGACCTCGCCGCACGCGTGGAGAAGGCACAGGACCCGGAGATCGAGACCATGACCGGCTGGCTGAAGGCCTGGGGCGAGGACGTGCCGAGCGGGGCCGAGATGCCGGGCATGGATCACTCGGGCGGGGCCGGGATGCCCGGCATGATGGGCGGTAAGGACATGGCCGAGCTGGAGAAGGCGTCCGGCACCGCCTTCGACACCCTCTTCCTGACCATGATGGTCGAACACCACGAGGGCGCCGTGGAGATGGCCACGGCCGAGAAGAAGAAGGGCGCGTACGGGCCCGCCACGGCCATGGCCGACGACATCGTCACCGCGCAGACCGCCGAGATCGCCGAGATGAAGAAGCTCCTCGGCACAAGCTGACGGCACCCCGGTGGGGAGGGGCCCGATGACCCCAGGCCCCTCCCCCACCACCCTCGAACACGGGGCGCGGCCCGACCCGACCGGCTACCGTGTAATGCATGCCTACCCTGAATGACCCTTACGAGCTGAGCGTGGGCGTGCCCTCCGTCGAGGTCTTCCGCCGTCTGCGCACCGACGCCGGTCTGTCGGACAAGGATCCCGAAGCGGTCGCGCTCGCCCTGCCCCACACCTGGCACGGGGTGATACTGCGGCACGCGGGGCAGCCCGTCGGCATGGGGCGCGTCATCGGTGACGGCGGTACCGCGTTCCAGATCGTCGACATCTGCGTCCACCCCGCACACCAGGGCCGCGGCCTCGGCAGGCGCATCATGGCCGCGCTCACCGGGGAACTGGAGCGCCGGGCGCCCGCCACCGCCTACGTCTCCCTGATCGCGGACGGCCCCGCCCGCTTCCTCTACGAGAAGTTCGGCTTCGCCGACACCGCCGCGCACGGCTCGATCGGCATGTACCGCGTGATGGACGGGGGTTCCGGGCCCGGCGGGACACGGGCGGAGCCATAGGAGGGCGGGGCGGGGCGAATTGCGGTTGCCCTGCGGCGAGGGGGCTGTGAGGGTCGGCCGTATGGCCACCTTCCGCGCACCCGACCGCACTTCGCTCGCCTACCGCACGGCCGGCGACGGTCCGCCGCTCGTCTGCCTCCCCGGCGGGCCCATGCGCGCGTCCGCCTACCTCGGTGACCTCGGCGGGCTGGCCGCGCACCGGCGGCTGGTGATGCTGGATCTCCGGGGCACCGGGGAGTCGGCGGTCCCCGAGGACACCACCTCCTACCGCTGCGACCGGCTCGTCGGCGATGTGGAGGCGCTGCGCGAGCATCTCGGGGTGGAGCGCGTCGATCTGCTCGCGCACTGTGCCGGGGCGAACCTCGCGGCGGCGTATGTACGGGCGTATCCCGAGCGGGTCGGGCGGCTCGCTCTCATCACGCCCAGTCCCCTGGGTGTGGGGATCGCGGTCGGCGGCGAGGACCGGCTCGCGGTCGCCCGGCTCCGCGAGGGTGAGCCGTGGTTCGGGGAGGCGTTCGCGGCGTTGGAGGAGGTCGTGGCGGGGCGGGGAGCGCAGCGGCACTGGGCGGCCGTCGCCCCGTTCCTGCACGGGCGCCTGGACGAGGCCGCCCGGGCCCTCGACGCCGCCGACGCCGAGCAGCGCAATCCCGAGGCCGCGCGCGTCTTCGGGAGTGAGGGAGCCTTCGACCCGGAGGGGACGCGGGCCGCGTACCGGCGGTTCGGGGCGCCGGTGCTCGTGCTCGCCGGGGAGGTCGATCTCAACTCGCCGCCCGGTGCGATGGGCGAGTACGCCGCGCTGTTCCCCGGGGGCGCCGAGTTCGTCGTACAGCCGGGAGCCGGACATCATCCGTGGCTGGACGACGGCGATCGGTTCGTGGAGACCGTCGCGAAGTTCCTGGACCGGGAGAACCGGGCACCGGACCGGGAGAACTGAGCGAGGGGACGCTCACCCCGCAAGGGCGAGCGTCCCCTCCCGACCCGGGTCGCGCTCAGGTCTGTTTGCGTGCCGTCATCGCCCGCTGGATGAGGATGAACGCGCACAGCAGCACGCCTGTGGCGATCTTCGTCCACCAGGAGCTGAGGGTGCCCTCGAACTGGATGATGCTCTTGATGAGGCCCAGGACGAGGACACCGAACAGGGTGCCGAGGACGTAGCCGGAGCCGCCCGTGAGCAGCGTGCCGCCGATGACCACGGCGGCGATCGCGTCGAGTTCCATGCCGGTGGCGTGCAGGGGGTCACCGGACTGGATGTAGAGGGTGAAGAGCAGACCCGCCAGGGCCGAGCAGAAGCCGGACACCGTGTAGACGGCGATCTTGGTGCCGCCCTGCGGGAGGCCCATCAGCATCGCCGACTGCTCGTTGCCGCCGATGGCGTACACGCGGCGGCCGAAGCGGGTGTAGTGCAGGACGTAGAAGGCCACGGCCAGGACCACCAGGGCGACGATCGCGCCGATGGACAGGAAGCCGATCCCCAGCTGGGCCTGTGTCTGGGCCAGGCTGCTCACCGTCTCGTCGCCGATGGCGATGGACTCCTTGCTGATGACCAGGCACAGGCCCCGGAAGAGGAAGAGCCCGGCCAGGGTCACGATGAAGGGCTGGATCTCGAAGTTCTGGATCACATAGCCCATCAGGAAGCCGCCGAAGGCGCCCACGGCCAGGGCCATGGGGATCACCAGCAGGATCGGCAGGCCCTGGCGCTCCACCATCCAGGCCGTGAACATCGTCGTGAAGCCGATCACCGAGCCGACCGAGAGGTCGATGCCGCCGGAGAGGATCACGAAGGTCGCGCCCACGGCGGCCACCAGCAGATAGCCGTTGTCGATGAAGAGGTTGAGGAAGACCTGCGGTTCGTTGAAACCGTAGTTCTGGTAGCGGCCCAGGCCCGCGATGTACATCGCGAGGAAGAGCGCGGCGGTCACCAGGACGGGCAGCCGCCGGTCGGCGAGGAGCGCCGAGACCTTGGACGTGGTCGTGGACGTCGGTGCCGTACGGCTGTCCTGGGACGGCGGGGTCTTGGTGGTCGCGGTCATCACGACACCTCCATCTTCGGGGCCGCCTCGGCGGGCGTCGTGACGGTCTTCGCCGGGGCCGCGGGCGACGTACCGCCGCCGGTCGCGCCGGGCTTGGAACCGAACCGGGCGCCGAAGACCTTCGCGCGGAACTTCGGGGACTGGAGCAGGCAGACGACGATCACGACGGCCGCCTTGAAGACCAGGTTGGTCTGGGTGGGCACGCCGATCGTGTAGATCGTCGTCGTGAGGGTCTGGATGACCAGGGCACCGATCACCGTGCCGCCGATGGAGAACCGGCCGCCCAGCAGCGAGGTGCCGCCGATCACCACGGCGAGGATCGCGTCGAGTTCGATCCACAGGCCGGCGTTGTTGCCGTCGGCGGCCGAGGTGTTGGAGCTGATCATCAGGCCCGCGATGCCCGCGCACAGGGCGCAGAAGACGTAGACCATGATCTTGATACGGCGGGAGCGGATGCCGACCAGGCGGCTGGCCTCGGCGTTGCCGCCGACCGACTCGACGAGGAGGCCGAGGGCCGTCCTGCGGGTCAGCAGGACGGTGACCGCCACGACCACGGCCACCACGAAGATGGAGAACGGCAGCGTCAGCCAGTAGCCGCCGCCGATCAGCTTGTACGGCTCGCTGTTGATCGTGATGATCTGGCCGTCGGTGATCAGCTGGGCCACGCCTCGGCCCGCGACCATGATGATGAGGGTCGCGATGATGGGCTGGATGCCCATCCTGGCCACCAGGAAGCCGTTCCACAGACCGCAGACCACCGCCGCCACCAGGCCGATGCCCATGGCCAGGAACACCCCGGCCAGCGCGCTCTGGTCCGCCTGGTCGCTGATGTACGAGCAGGTCAGGGCGCCGGTGATGGCGACGACCGCGCCGACGGAGAGGTCGATGCCGCCGGTGGCGATGACCAGGGTCATGCCGACCGCCACCAGGATCAGGGGCGAACCGAAGAGCACGATCGAGACGAGGCTGCCGTAGAGGTGGCCGTCCGTCATCCTGATCGAGAAGAAGTCGGGGGTGAAGGGGACGTTGACGAGCAGCAGGGCTACCAGGACCGCGACGGGCCAGAACAGGTGGTGGTGCGTCAGCGCTCGCCAGCGGGACGTCGTGGCTGTCGTGGCCGCGGATGGGGTGGTCACTGGTGTTCTCCGCTCGCGATGGTCTCCAGGATCTTGCTGGTGGTGATCTCCGGCCCGTTGGTGAGCGTCGCCACCAGCTTGCGGTCGCGCAGCACGCCGATGGTGTGGCTGAGGCGGAGGACCTCCTCCAGCTCGGCCGCGATGTAGAGCACGGCCATGCCGTCCTCGGAGAGGGACACCACGAGCTTCTGGATCTCGGCCTTGGCGCCGACGTCGATGCCCCGGGTGGGCTCGTCGAGGATCAGCAGCTTCGGCTGGGTGATCAGCCAGCGGGCGAGCAGCACCTTCTGCTGGTTGCCGCCGCTGAGCTGGCCGACGCGGGCCTCGGGGTTGGCGGGCCGGATGTCGAGGGCCTTGATGTACTTGGCGACCAGTTCGTCGCGCTGGGCGGCCGGGATGGGCCGGGTCCAGCCGCGGGCCGCCTGGAGGGCCAGGATGATGTTCTCCCGGACCGTCAGATCGGGGACCAGGCCCTCGGCCTTGCGGTTCTCCGAGCAGAACGCGACCCCGGCGCCGATGGCGTCGTTCGGGGCGTTCATCGGGACCTGCTTGCCGCCCACGGTGACCTTGCCGCTGTCGGGCTGGTCGGCGCCGAAGAGCAGCCGGGCGAGTTCGGTGCGGCCCGAACCGAGCAGGCCGGCGAGGCCCACGACCTCGCCCTTCTTGATGTCCAGGTCGAAGGGGGCGATGCCGCCCGTGCGGCCGAGGCCGTCCGCGTGCAGCAGGGTCTCGCCGACGTCGGCGTGCAGCTGGTGCTCGTGGAGCTCCTCCAGCTGGTCCAGGTCCTTGCCGATCATCAGCTGGATCAGGCCGACCTGGTCGAGTTCGCTGACCATGTGCTCGCCGACGAGGGTGCCGTTGCGCAGGACGGTCATGCGGTCGCAGATCTCGTAGATCTGGTCGAGGAAATGCGAGACGAAGAGGATCGCGACCCCCTCGTCCTTCAACCGCCGCATCAGCCGGAAGAGTTCGAGGACCTCGTCGCGGTCGAGGCTGGACGTCGGCTCGTCGAGGACGAGCACCTTGGTGCCGGCTCCGACCCCGTCGCCGGTGCCCACCGACCGTACGATCGCGACCAGTTGCTGCACGGCCAGCGGGTACGAGGACAGCGGTGCCGTCACGTCGATGTCGAGGCCGAGCCGGTCGACCAGCTCGGCGGCCTCCTTGCGCAGCCGCTTCCACTGGATGCGGCCGAAGCGGGTGGGTTCACGGCCGATGAAGATGTTCTCCGCCACCGACAGGTTGGGGCAGAGGTTGACCTCCTGGTAGACCGTGTTGACCCCGGCCTGCTGCGCCTGCAGCGGGCTGGCGAACCGCACGGGCTCTCCGTCGAGGGTGATCGTGCCGCCGTCCAGGGAGTAGACCCCGGTCAGCACCTTGATCAGGGTGGACTTGCCGGCGCCGTTCTCGCCCATCAGAGCGTGTATCTCGCCGGGGAAGAGCCGGAAGTCGACGCCCGACAGAGCCCGTACCCCCGGGAATTCTTTGACTATGCCCGTCATCTCCAGGACGGGCCGCGGCTCTGCCATAAGTCTCCTAGCGAGGGACCACCGGCTGTGTCCGGTGGGGGAATTCACTTGCCTGGGCTGTGTTACGTGCGTTCCGCCCCGAAAGGGGTCGGTTCGGGCTGGACCGCGACCTTCGGGTTGGAAGCCCCCACATGGGGCGGAGTCACGGCAGCGCTCCTCATGCGATCGAATCGCTGCAGACCCACAGGGGCCCGGCCGACCGAGGTCTCGGTCGGCCGGAGGCTCCCTGACCGGTGGGTGCGGTGGGTCAGTACTTGCGGGTGGGGAGGGCGTCCTTGGCCTGGTCCTGCATGAAGTCGCTCTCCTTGGTCTTGATCCAGCGATCGACCGTCTCGCCGTCCTTGACCTTCTGCACGACCTCCATCAGCTGGGGGCCGAGCAGCGGGTTGCACTCGACGATGGCGTTGATCTTGCCCTCGGACATCGCGATGAAGCCGTCCTTCACGCCGTCGACCGTGACGATCAGGATGTCCTTGCCGGGCTTCTTGCCGGCCGCCTCGATGGCCTGGATGGCACCGATGCCCATGTCGTCGTTGTGCGCGAACAGCACGTCGATGTCCGGGTTGGACTGCAGGAAGGCCGCCATGACCTGCTTGCCGCCGGCGCGGGTGAACTCACCGGTCTGGCTGACGACGATCTCCCAGTCGTCCTTGTGCTCGGCGTCCATGACCTCCTTGAAGCCCTTGGCGCGCTCGATCGCGGGGGCGGCACCGGTGGTGCCCTCCAGCTGGGCGATCTTCACCTTGCCCTTGTGGCCGGCCTTCTCCAGGACCTTCTCCAGGATCTTGGCGGCGCGTCGGCCCTCGTCCGTGAAGTCGGAGCCGACCAGGGTGACGAACAGGGACTCGTCGGAGGTCTCGACGGAGCGGTCGGTCAGGACCACCGGGATGTTCTTGGCCTTGGCCTCCTTCAGCACCGCGTCCCAGCCGGTGACGACCACCGGCGAGAAGGCGATGACGTCCACACCCTGGGTGATGTAGCTGCGGATCGCGGAGATCTGGTTCTCCTGCTTCTGCTGGGCGTCGGAGAACTTGAGCGTGTAGCCCGCCTCCTTGGCCGCCGACTTCACCGAGTCGGTGTTGGCGCTGCGCCAGCCGCTCTCCGAGCCGACCTGGGAGAAGCCGAGGGTGATCTTCTTGCTGCCGCCGGAGCCGGAGGTACCGGTGGAGCTGTCGTCCTCCTTGGCGCAGGCCGTCAGACCGGCCGCGGCCGCCACGCCGACCGCCGTGGTGAGGAAGTTCCGTCTGCTGAGCATGTTCTTCTCCTTTGAAGAGCCGGTCCGAGGACGGACCGTTGGTACTCGTGGTGGACCGGCCGCACTGCGTCCAACCTGTCGATCATTGTTCGAAATGTCGGCCACACTGATGGATGGAAAGCGTTGGGTCGTTCGGTGCCGCGTCAGCCCGGTGGAGGCAGGTACGGGAAGGTGCTGGCGCGGACGACGAGTTGGGGTTCGATGGCGATCCGGGACAGCCCGGCAGGGGTCCGGCCCTCGATCAGGTCGAGCAGCAGGGCGATGCTCCGCTGGCCCACCGTGGAGAAGTCCTGCCGGACGGTGGTGAGAGGAGGCGCGAAGAACTCCGACTCCGGGATGTCGTCGAAGCCGACCACCGCGACGTCCTGGGGCGTGCGTACGCCCGCCTCCCGCAGCGCGCGCAACACCCCCAGCGCCATCTGGTCGTTGGCGACGAAGACGGCGGTGAGGCCCCGGCCCACCCAGCCGGCCAGTTCCTGGCCGGCCCGGTAGCCCGACAGCGGGCTCCAGTCCCCGTGCAGCGGCTGCGGCGGTTCGACGCCCGCCTCCTCGAGGGTGGCCCGCCAGCCGACGGTCCGGTCCGCCGCCTCCTGCCAGTCCTCGGGGCCGGCGAGGTGCCAGACCTTGCGGTGCCCCGCGGCGAGCAGATGACCGGTGGCCAGCCGCGCGCCCAGTTCCTGGTCCACGTTGACGCTGGGGATCTCCGAACCGGAGCCGGTACCCACGGCCACCACCGGGAAGGGGTGCCGGAGTTCGGCGAGGGCCGCGACCGCCGATCGCTGCGGGGCGAGGGCGATCACCCCCTCCACACCGCCGTCACTGAGGCGGTCGACGGCCTCGGAGAGCGTCTCCACGGTCAGTTCGCGCAGACTGACCGTCGAGACGAGGTACCCCTCGGCCCGTGCCGCCTCCTCCAGCGCGAACAGCGTGCTGGCCGGCCCGTAGAGCGTGGTGTTGGAGGCGACCACGCCCAGCGTCTGGGTGCGCCGGGTCACCAGGGCCCGTGCGGAGGAGTTGCGACGGTAGCCCATCTCCTCGATCGCGCGCTGCACCCGGGCCCTGGTCTCGACCCGCACGTTGGGGTGATCCCCCAGGACGCGGGAGACGGTCTGGTGGGAGACGCCGGCCTGGCGTGCCACGTCGGCCATGGTGGGCGGCCGGAGCTGCGAGTGGGGCACGGCCGCACCTCCTCGGTGGTCGACGGTGGACAGGTTCTGTGCTGCGGGTAAGTCCTGTGGTGGCGATGGTTCCCGTGCCGTGGACGGGCCCTGGACGGCGGGCGGATGATTCCGCGCCGTCGGCTTCACGCCGGGATTCCGGAAAGCCCCAGGTCGGCCGCTGGTAAGGCGAGTTGGGGCGCTGCTTGCACGACGCTCGTACCTCCTCGGATGCCCTGCGGCGTCGACTGGTGAATGCGGAGGTCATTGTGAGCGCTAACAATTCATGGCGGTCAAGAGGGCTGCGTCAGGGAAGGCGTCACGGTTGAATAACGCGACCGTCGGCGCGACCCGGGGACGGTGGGCCCGGACACGGCGGAGCCCCCGGCCGGGGACCCCGGTCCGGGGGCTTTGACCTGCGGTTCTCGCTACGAGCACCACCACAGGAACTGCTTGCACGTCGCCGAGGGACTGGGCTCCGGAGTGGGATCGTCCTCGGTCGGTTCGGTGGTCGGGGGGTCGGTGTCCTCGGGGTCGGAGGTCGGGTCCTGCGCCGAAGGGGCCGGGCTCGCTGTCACGTTGGAGGCCGAGCGGTCCACGGGCTTGTCGTCGTCCTCGGTGCCCTTGTCGGCCTCGGACTTCTCGGACTCCGAGGCCGACGGGGACGCCGACTTGTCCGGGTTCTTCCCGTCCCGCTCGGCGTCGGCGGAGTCGTCCGAGCGCTCGCCGGCACCCTCGGCGTCGTCCGCCGAAGCCGTGGGGGACGCGTCGGAGGAATCGTCCACGGACGCCGTGCGCGGCTCCGACGGCGGTGCCTCCATGCCGAGTTCGGCGAGGCTCAGCCCGCCCGCGGCGAGCAGCAGACCGGCTCCGATCATCAGCAATCGCCGGCGGCGGCGACGGTGCGCCGCGGCCTTGCGGTCGCGCCGGCCGGCCCGCGCACCACGGCCGCGGCTCTGTGACCGGGACCGGGACCGGGCGCGGCGGGGGCCGCTCTCGGGGGTGTCGTCCTCGTACGCGTCGTCGCGTTCGTCCACGACCGTGTCGTCCGGGGCGGCCGACGCGTCCGGGTGGGTCCGGCAGTCTTCGGCCGACGCGCCGCACCCCGAGCAGGAGAGGGCGCCATTGAGGTGCCGTTGGCACGGGTGGCAGTAATCCATGACGCCGGAAGATTATGTTCCGTAGCGGTGACGTTCCCGGGTGGGCCCGTGAAAGTTGTGTAGGAACCTCATGGACCGGTACACCGGGCGGGGACGGTCCGGATCATTTGCCCGCCATCCCGGCCATCGGCCGCCATCGACACGAAACAGTTGTGTGTTCGACCCATTGACACTCCGACCGAGTCGTCCTTACTGTCGCGACCAGCATTTCGAACGAGCGACGAAATTTCGAACAGACCACAGAGGACAGGGAGTACCGTGCGCATCACGGGAATCAGCACGCACGTGGTCGGGACGCCGTGGCGAAACCTGACCTACGTCCTGGTGCACACCGACGAGGGACTCACCGGCGTCGGCGAGACCCGCATGCTGGGCCACACC from the Streptomyces sp. NBC_00310 genome contains:
- the yjfF gene encoding galactofuranose ABC transporter, permease protein YjfF is translated as MTATTKTPPSQDSRTAPTSTTTSKVSALLADRRLPVLVTAALFLAMYIAGLGRYQNYGFNEPQVFLNLFIDNGYLLVAAVGATFVILSGGIDLSVGSVIGFTTMFTAWMVERQGLPILLVIPMALAVGAFGGFLMGYVIQNFEIQPFIVTLAGLFLFRGLCLVISKESIAIGDETVSSLAQTQAQLGIGFLSIGAIVALVVLAVAFYVLHYTRFGRRVYAIGGNEQSAMLMGLPQGGTKIAVYTVSGFCSALAGLLFTLYIQSGDPLHATGMELDAIAAVVIGGTLLTGGSGYVLGTLFGVLVLGLIKSIIQFEGTLSSWWTKIATGVLLCAFILIQRAMTARKQT
- a CDS encoding MarR family winged helix-turn-helix transcriptional regulator; the encoded protein is MPTQKTTPRIDPLTMEVVQLIGTVVARYHEEYEEAAAEHTLTGAQARLLGLLSLEPLPMRRLAQKLRCEPSNVTGIVDRLEARGLVERLPDPKDRRVKLAAATAEGRRVAGSLRDSLDFAREPLAALSTGERESLRDLLRRMLEA
- a CDS encoding alpha/beta fold hydrolase, with product MATFRAPDRTSLAYRTAGDGPPLVCLPGGPMRASAYLGDLGGLAAHRRLVMLDLRGTGESAVPEDTTSYRCDRLVGDVEALREHLGVERVDLLAHCAGANLAAAYVRAYPERVGRLALITPSPLGVGIAVGGEDRLAVARLREGEPWFGEAFAALEEVVAGRGAQRHWAAVAPFLHGRLDEAARALDAADAEQRNPEAARVFGSEGAFDPEGTRAAYRRFGAPVLVLAGEVDLNSPPGAMGEYAALFPGGAEFVVQPGAGHHPWLDDGDRFVETVAKFLDRENRAPDREN
- a CDS encoding DUF305 domain-containing protein — its product is MRTTRTRPRTRTLARRVAVVAASATAALVLAACGGDGGDGHTAGGHGSASSSASSPTSAGAHNAQDVSFAQGMIPHHRQALEMAGLAADQASSAEVKDLAARVEKAQDPEIETMTGWLKAWGEDVPSGAEMPGMDHSGGAGMPGMMGGKDMAELEKASGTAFDTLFLTMMVEHHEGAVEMATAEKKKGAYGPATAMADDIVTAQTAEIAEMKKLLGTS
- a CDS encoding DUF6153 family protein, which codes for MTARAQRHSAPPPLGRWRALLVLGLLAGLFGMHALAPGGVHHEHAEPRHGMAAAVAVAVDAHDGCPGGCGTDHAQHADPTCASGAVSGGPTLPGLVPDPVPAPVSADDVCAYVLSPPDGARAPPSLAELQLLRI
- a CDS encoding serine hydrolase domain-containing protein, which translates into the protein MTQQTGEATVHGTVADGFEAVREEFAVLVAGERADYEGQLTAYMHGRRVVDLWAVPAAETRPVTATEPRLVPATEPRPDGDSLHGVFSSTKGAAHLVVALLVQDGVLELDREVAHYWPEFAAEGKDALTLRELLAHRAGLVGTDAGFTLEELADDRVIAERLAVQRPFWRPGAAFGYHALVIGALTGEVVRRVTGRTLQEVYEERVRAPYGLDFFLGLPAELEPRFRTVLPMTPTPAQQAELDAVPRGPHTLASIAFNNQVPEPGELTDFPNARVVRASGQSSAGGVGSARGLARMYAAAISTVDGRPPLLKPDTIGEIGQIHSLGHDLVARAPRAFGLGFQATAENLYHFLGAGTFGHSGAGGSQAFADPRSGLAYGYTRRRMAFPGGAAPENTGFVQAVHTAALAV
- a CDS encoding GNAT family N-acetyltransferase, which produces MPTLNDPYELSVGVPSVEVFRRLRTDAGLSDKDPEAVALALPHTWHGVILRHAGQPVGMGRVIGDGGTAFQIVDICVHPAHQGRGLGRRIMAALTGELERRAPATAYVSLIADGPARFLYEKFGFADTAAHGSIGMYRVMDGGSGPGGTRAEP
- a CDS encoding NADP-dependent oxidoreductase translates to MSDTPALPATSREWHLLSRPVGWPKDEDFALVEAEIRQPGAGEVLVRNTYLSVDPYMRGRMSDAKSYVAPFELGKVMQGGAVGEVVASAAEGIAVGDHVLHFGGWREYATIDAKQAVKVDPDAAPLSTYLGVLGMTGLTAYAGLLRVGAFKEGDAVFVSGAAGAVGSQVGQIAKLKGASRVIGSAGSDDKVKLLVEEYGFDAAFNYKDGPVWEQLKAAAPEGIDVYFDNVGGEHLEAAIGALNLRGRAVICGMISQYNSTEPTPGPRNMVKILQNRLRVEGVLVGDHYDFQPQFVQEVGAWVRSGELKYRETVVEGIENNLEAFLGVLRGDNTGKMIVKL